From a region of the Theobroma cacao cultivar B97-61/B2 chromosome 8, Criollo_cocoa_genome_V2, whole genome shotgun sequence genome:
- the LOC18592912 gene encoding vesicle transport protein GOT1B, translating into MVSFEMNDRKKIGLGLTGFGIFFSFLGIIFFFDKGLLAMGNILFISGVTLTIGLKSTMQFFMKRQNFKGTISFGVGFFFVVIGWPIFGMILEAYGFVVLFSGFWPTLAVFMQRIPILGWLFQQPYIRSLFDRYRGKRVPV; encoded by the exons ATGGTTTCCTTTGAAATGAACGATCGAAAGA AAATTGGGCTAGGATTGACGGGATTTGgcatatttttctcatttctgggaattatcttcttttttgaCAAGGGACTGCTTGCCATGGGAAAT ATCCTTTTCATATCAGGAGTGACCCTAACCATTGGTCTGAAGTCCACCatgcaatttttcatgaagcgTCAAAATTTCAAG GGGACAATTTCTTTTGGTGTTGGCTTCTTTTTTGTTGTCATTGGATGGCCTATCTTTGGCATGATATTGGAGGCATATGGATTTGTTGTACTCTTCAG tGGTTTTTGGCCGACACTGGCAGTGTTTATGCAGAGGATACCAATCCTTGGTTGGCTGTTCCAACAACCATACATCAGATCG TTGTTTGACCGATATCGGGGTAAGCGGGTGCCTGTATAA